DNA sequence from the Streptomyces sp. CA-210063 genome:
CCGTCGATCACGGACTGTGGACTGCACAAGGATTTCCATTTGGTGACCCTGAAAGGATGCCAGGTAATCCACATGAAGTGGTCCGCCAGACGATGGTGATCACGGCGGGTCAAGTAACACTTGGCAACCCAGTCATCGTAGTGGGTACCTTGATCTGCCGCGTCGGCATAGTTCTTGCACTCGGCGACGAAAAAGTGCCCCTCAAACTCGCCACCGCACAACATCCCGCCGACGTCAAAGGAGTACGGCTGCCCGCCGAACGGCCACTCGAACTCCAAGCGCGAGGCGTGTACCGCGTCCTCGTTCGTCCACGACATACGCACGCGAGTGGTCGCATCGAGCCACGTCTTCGCCCGTCTTGCACCGTCTGCACCCTTTTGATGCATCGCCTCCCCTGGCATGCGGGGATCCTAACCGCCCACACCCCTCCTTGCGTAACCACCTCGTCGCATCTTGTCATCGCTCACTGACAGTGCGCCGGATCGCGACTCCTCCACGCAGGAGGTGAGCTGGCCGTGTTCCGTGCTGAGGCCGCCAACCAGCACTCTGGCCGCGTTCTGACAGCTGAGGCTTCCCATAAACCTATTGGGGCGGTAACTGCCTCTACCTCCGTCCCACGAGCCGCTCGTCCCTGCCTCGGTAGATGCCTGTGTCGAGCTGGTTGGGGTCGGCGAGTTCCGTGATCGCGTGGACGGCCGCGTCCATGCGGTCGGGGCTGTCCATGCCGGCGATCCAGGTGACCATCTGGCCCTCCAGTTCGGGGAACCTGCCGACGTGGTGGACGAGGCCCTGTTCGTAGAGCTGCGCGATCGGCTCGGCTCGAAGCCGCTTGCCGACCTTGGCGGTGACTTCAGCGACGTACGGCATGAGCAGGCCGCGGGTGACGCCGTCGCGTTCGAGCTGCTGCCAGGCCTGGCGGACGATCTGTCTTGCCATGTCGCCGCCGTAGTTCGACTCGACGACGATGGCGTCCGCTTTGAGTTCGAGGGCGAGTCGGCAGGCGGTGAGGCCCCAGGCGTTGGCACCCATGTTGGCGGAGCGGTCGTCGAGCACGTACAGGTGGCCTTCCCAGTCGCGTGCTGCGCCGACGATGCCGGTCTCGTCGTTGACGGTGGACTCGCCGCCGGCCGGGTCGACGGCGACGACTACGCGGGCCATGTCGAGTCCGCCGAATGCGATGACGTTGGTGCGGTTGCCGTCGATCCAGGCGCGCTGCCATACGCCGCCCTCGGGAGGCTTGGGCTTCTGCTGGTAGAGGCTGGCCCAGACGCGTTCACCGACTCGTTTGCGGGTCTTGGCGTGGTGGGCTTCGTTGAAGCGTTCGGGCCACAGGGCTTCACCGACACGGCGGCCGAGAGGGTCGTCGTCGCGGTCGGCGAGGGCCGGGAGGTCGATGACGGTCCACTCGTTGTCCTCGGCGTCGGCGATGATCCGGCCGGCAAGGTCGTCTTCGTGCCAGCGGGTCTGGATGACGCAGATGGCGCCGCTGGGTTCGAGTCGGGTTTGGAGGACGGATTGCCACCACTCCCACGCGCGCTTGCGCATGGTCGGGGAGTCGGCGTCGGCCATGTCCTTGACGGGGTCGTCGACGAGGGCGATGGTGGCGCCCTTGCCGGTGAGGCCGCCGCCGATGCCCGCTGCGACGAGGCCACCTTCGTGTCCGGCGATGTCGAAACGATTCGCCGCTTTGGAGCCGCGGTTGAGGTGGATTCCGAGTTGGTCGCCCCATGTGTCGATGGCGTCCCTGATCCATCTGCCGTGGTCGTCAGCGAGGTCGCTGGAGTAGGAGGCGATCATGACGCGCTGGTCGGGGTACTTCCGCAGGTACCAGAGGGGCGCCCATCTGGAGGCTCTGCGTGATTTGCCGTGCCTGGGCGGCATGGTGAGCATGACGCGCTCGGTGCGGCCCTCGGCCATGTCGATCCAGGCCTGGTCGACCATGTTGAGGTGCCGGGCCTGCATCTCGCGCCGGTCGGTGAGAACGGCGGCGAGCGCGCCCGGCGAGCGGTCCATCGCGAGGTGTTTCTCCGCGACGACGAGCCGGGCACGCATCTGCGGGGAGGCCTGGGCGGCGATCGCCCGCCGCTGCTCGGCGCCCAGAGCCTGGTAGCGGGCGAGGAAAGCGGCCTCGGTGTCACTGACCGTCGGAGCCATGGGCGGCCTCCTCGGTCACCGCGATCAGCGCCTCCAGCTCCGCCAGGTCCGCGGTCTCAACGTGGAGCGGTCCGCCATCGGCGCCGGTGACTTCGAGGCGCTGCGAGATCTCGACAGGCACGTACTTGGCGCGACGCTCCATGATCCGAAGGGCCCGGTCGATCGCCCCGAGGTTCCCGTCGCGGACGGCCTGCCGGTAGGCGACGAAGAACAGCTTGTCGAGGCGTTCCATCTCGACGGCCCGGAGGTCCTCGACGGACTTGTCCAGGTCGGTGGTGCGCTGGGCGAGAGCTTCTCGTACGTCCTTACACGCGGCACGGATCAACGCGTCGTCGGTGGGCGGCTCTTGGCCCTTGGCGTACCGGTCGGAGCCGTAGCCCTGGGGGTAGGCGACACGGTCGCTGTTGATCGCGGGGTCGGCGGCTAGCTTGCGGCCGATGGTCAGCCAGTCGACGCCGGCGAG
Encoded proteins:
- a CDS encoding terminase large subunit domain-containing protein; its protein translation is MAPTVSDTEAAFLARYQALGAEQRRAIAAQASPQMRARLVVAEKHLAMDRSPGALAAVLTDRREMQARHLNMVDQAWIDMAEGRTERVMLTMPPRHGKSRRASRWAPLWYLRKYPDQRVMIASYSSDLADDHGRWIRDAIDTWGDQLGIHLNRGSKAANRFDIAGHEGGLVAAGIGGGLTGKGATIALVDDPVKDMADADSPTMRKRAWEWWQSVLQTRLEPSGAICVIQTRWHEDDLAGRIIADAEDNEWTVIDLPALADRDDDPLGRRVGEALWPERFNEAHHAKTRKRVGERVWASLYQQKPKPPEGGVWQRAWIDGNRTNVIAFGGLDMARVVVAVDPAGGESTVNDETGIVGAARDWEGHLYVLDDRSANMGANAWGLTACRLALELKADAIVVESNYGGDMARQIVRQAWQQLERDGVTRGLLMPYVAEVTAKVGKRLRAEPIAQLYEQGLVHHVGRFPELEGQMVTWIAGMDSPDRMDAAVHAITELADPNQLDTGIYRGRDERLVGRR